In one window of Brenneria goodwinii DNA:
- a CDS encoding amino acid ABC transporter ATP-binding protein, translated as MTDTHTSPAQIILTDVHKSFGKVEVLTGISLSVARSEIVCIIGPSGSGKSTLLRCINALAPVNSGSINVGGIEVNDPKLDALALRRKVGMVFQSYNLFPHRTVLENIMMAPTQVLKQPVREVEARARELLAKVHLSNKASAYPGELSGGQQQRVAIARALCMNPEVMMFDEVTAALDPEMVKEVLTTIQDVARDGMTCILVTHEMRFAREVADRIYFTDKGKIVESNTPQAFFDNPQDPRTQTFLEKVL; from the coding sequence ATGACTGATACGCATACTTCGCCTGCTCAGATAATCCTGACCGATGTCCATAAATCCTTTGGCAAGGTAGAGGTGCTAACCGGCATTTCGCTGTCCGTCGCCCGTTCGGAAATTGTTTGCATCATCGGTCCGTCAGGCTCGGGAAAATCGACGTTGTTGCGCTGCATTAATGCGCTGGCGCCAGTCAACTCGGGCTCGATTAACGTCGGTGGGATTGAAGTCAACGATCCAAAACTGGATGCACTGGCGCTCAGACGCAAAGTCGGCATGGTTTTCCAAAGCTACAACCTGTTTCCCCATCGTACCGTGCTGGAAAATATCATGATGGCACCGACGCAGGTATTGAAACAGCCGGTACGGGAAGTGGAAGCCCGCGCTCGTGAACTGCTGGCCAAAGTCCATCTGAGCAACAAAGCCAGCGCCTATCCGGGCGAGCTTTCCGGTGGACAGCAACAGCGTGTCGCGATTGCCCGCGCGCTATGTATGAACCCGGAAGTCATGATGTTTGATGAAGTCACCGCCGCGCTTGACCCTGAAATGGTCAAAGAGGTGTTAACCACCATTCAGGATGTCGCCCGTGACGGCATGACCTGTATTCTGGTGACTCATGAAATGCGCTTTGCCCGCGAAGTCGCGGATCGAATTTATTTCACGGACAAGGGAAAAATTGTCGAAAGCAATACTCCTCAGGCATTTTTTGATAATCCGCAGGATCCGCGGACGCAGACCTTTCTGGAAAAAGTATTGTAA
- a CDS encoding amino acid ABC transporter permease produces the protein MNIVESIFPPGSALAILLPWLPLILKGFGLNLLISILSMIIGMLAGTLLGAAQMANLAVIRLPARFLTLFFRNSPWLVIMFYVMFLLPFEIKIVGNWFSFPDWMKAVVALAIPVSGYTSEIVRGGLKSIPTTQWEAAAALAFGTVRTTLKIILPQAIRQMVPPTMNLYCSVVMATSLANVVGVQEVMTVTQTILTTETRPGLILPAYGITLVLFFAFVFPISLFSRRLERAWQFGIR, from the coding sequence ATGAATATCGTAGAGTCAATTTTCCCACCGGGAAGCGCACTGGCCATATTGCTGCCCTGGCTACCGCTGATCCTGAAGGGATTCGGTCTGAATCTGTTGATTTCCATTCTGAGCATGATTATCGGCATGCTGGCAGGTACGCTGCTGGGCGCGGCACAGATGGCGAATCTGGCCGTGATTCGCCTGCCGGCCCGCTTTCTGACCCTGTTTTTTCGTAACAGCCCCTGGCTGGTGATCATGTTTTACGTGATGTTCCTGCTGCCGTTCGAGATTAAAATCGTCGGCAACTGGTTCAGCTTTCCCGACTGGATGAAAGCCGTGGTGGCGCTGGCGATCCCGGTTAGCGGCTATACCTCGGAGATCGTGCGGGGTGGTCTGAAATCCATCCCGACGACCCAGTGGGAGGCTGCCGCCGCCCTCGCATTCGGCACCGTGCGAACCACGCTCAAGATTATCTTGCCGCAGGCAATACGCCAGATGGTGCCCCCAACCATGAACCTTTACTGCTCGGTTGTAATGGCGACATCATTAGCCAATGTGGTCGGCGTACAGGAAGTCATGACGGTGACGCAAACCATTCTGACGACGGAAACCCGTCCGGGGCTGATCCTGCCCGCTTACGGCATTACGTTAGTGCTTTTCTTTGCCTTTGTTTTTCCTATCTCGCTGTTTTCACGCCGCCTGGAACGGGCGTGGCAATTTGGAATCCGCTGA
- a CDS encoding amino acid ABC transporter permease, which translates to MMALIADWFKTLHEQTNWNFSVFYNAWEAKKYFTGLTIAAELAVWSLIGSMLIGFICIFLKQSSLRPLRWLVTSYVEFFRNTPGLAQLYFLFFGIGSYFHLSTYGPNGELPLVSPFQFVVIALSLQYGAFVTEILRAGIEAVPRSTLEAAESLGYDRTKAMIHIVLPLAFRTSLPALGNNMAQIVKSTALAYAIAVPEALYVAHEIWTEHFNVVEMMNVVLLSYLGLMGVFTLLVKLLEHWLKVPGLGQ; encoded by the coding sequence ATGATGGCATTGATTGCAGACTGGTTTAAGACCCTTCATGAGCAAACCAACTGGAACTTCTCGGTATTTTACAACGCCTGGGAAGCCAAAAAATATTTTACCGGGCTGACCATTGCCGCCGAACTGGCGGTCTGGTCGCTAATCGGATCGATGCTCATTGGGTTCATCTGCATTTTTCTCAAACAGTCCAGCCTGCGCCCCTTGCGCTGGCTGGTTACGTCATATGTCGAGTTCTTTCGTAATACGCCGGGGCTGGCGCAGCTCTATTTTCTGTTTTTTGGTATTGGCTCCTATTTTCATCTCTCTACCTACGGGCCGAACGGTGAATTGCCGTTGGTCTCACCGTTTCAGTTCGTCGTTATCGCGCTGTCCTTGCAATATGGCGCTTTCGTCACCGAGATCCTGCGCGCCGGCATTGAAGCCGTACCGCGTAGCACCCTCGAAGCAGCAGAATCGCTCGGCTACGATCGCACCAAGGCCATGATCCACATTGTTTTGCCCCTGGCGTTTCGCACCAGTCTGCCCGCTCTGGGCAACAATATGGCGCAGATAGTCAAAAGCACTGCGCTTGCCTATGCGATTGCAGTGCCTGAAGCCTTGTATGTCGCACATGAAATCTGGACAGAACATTTTAACGTGGTCGAAATGATGAATGTGGTGCTACTGAGCTATCTGGGATTAATGGGCGTTTTCACCCTGCTGGTGAAACTGCTTGAGCATTGGTTAAAAGTGCCGGGGCTTGGACAATGA
- a CDS encoding transporter substrate-binding domain-containing protein yields the protein MSKTILSSLMTLGNVALATSFLPNMAHADVLEKIADRGVISVCSNVNNPPLAFLESSGTAKGLHIDLLNDFTQRLSTQLGKDIKVDLIPVLPANRVQFLQQGKCDILFTSLTVSEERKKLVQFVEPYYYAAGPALLTKKGVTFSNWEDVKGKAICSNQGSSWNVPLEQKFGANIVAFQTQQEVDQSLRDGRCTALVSDDSYLQARFLNDKDGVWKDYIIQDLAPFTEGPWGLAVRFNEPQFTHFISDVIKDWNKKGTIIELAKKWGLTPAPFAIKANAEANKS from the coding sequence ATGTCAAAAACAATACTGAGTTCTCTGATGACCTTGGGGAATGTTGCGCTCGCTACGTCATTTCTTCCCAACATGGCTCACGCTGACGTACTGGAAAAAATCGCCGATCGCGGAGTTATTTCGGTCTGTTCCAACGTAAATAATCCACCGCTGGCCTTCCTTGAATCGTCAGGAACCGCAAAAGGTCTGCACATTGATCTGCTCAACGATTTTACCCAACGTTTGTCCACCCAACTGGGTAAAGACATTAAAGTTGATTTGATCCCCGTACTACCGGCCAACCGGGTGCAATTCCTGCAACAGGGTAAATGCGACATTCTGTTTACCTCACTGACCGTCAGCGAAGAACGTAAAAAGCTGGTTCAATTTGTTGAACCTTACTATTACGCAGCAGGCCCGGCACTGCTGACCAAAAAAGGCGTGACCTTCTCCAATTGGGAAGACGTAAAAGGAAAAGCCATCTGTAGCAATCAGGGATCGAGCTGGAACGTCCCGTTGGAGCAGAAATTTGGAGCCAATATCGTCGCGTTTCAGACTCAGCAGGAAGTCGATCAATCACTGCGTGATGGCCGCTGTACTGCGCTGGTTTCCGATGACAGCTACCTACAGGCTCGCTTCCTGAATGATAAAGACGGCGTCTGGAAAGATTACATTATTCAGGATCTGGCTCCCTTCACCGAAGGGCCCTGGGGTCTGGCGGTTCGTTTCAATGAGCCCCAGTTTACGCACTTCATTTCCGATGTGATCAAAGACTGGAACAAGAAAGGCACCATCATCGAGCTGGCGAAAAAGTGGGGGTTAACGCCTGCGCCGTTTGCAATAAAAGCCAATGCTGAAGCCAACAAGTCATAA
- a CDS encoding IclR family transcriptional regulator produces the protein MKTRSAQPVSDMVEGKARTESVKGELKTLTKGLAVLDLLTKNQMVRTSDVADVLAIDKSSASRILQTLTQAGYAQAGERRSFVLGPKLADRPNMSRSRKSLRVCARPVLERLFDRTGEAVHLSILADEHVLYLDTIESRYSLRVDSRPGTLAPLAYTAIGRVFLALAGAPLPDELHAQTERTITDPVLFQAELQNIVQQGYALHDEEFHLGIRGAAAPLRDRNGYVIGAVGVSGPTVRIHSEDLNALGILVRDEAARFVMA, from the coding sequence TTGAAAACCCGTAGCGCTCAGCCGGTATCAGATATGGTTGAGGGGAAAGCTCGTACTGAAAGCGTGAAAGGGGAACTCAAGACGCTGACTAAAGGTTTGGCTGTTCTTGATTTACTGACGAAAAACCAGATGGTGCGTACCAGCGATGTGGCGGATGTCCTCGCCATTGATAAGAGCAGTGCGTCACGGATTCTGCAAACGCTGACTCAGGCTGGTTATGCGCAAGCCGGGGAACGGCGCAGCTTTGTGCTGGGGCCGAAACTGGCTGACCGCCCTAATATGAGCCGCTCGCGTAAAAGCCTGAGAGTCTGCGCCAGACCCGTGCTGGAGCGTTTATTTGATCGTACCGGCGAAGCGGTGCATCTGTCGATTCTGGCGGATGAACATGTCTTGTATCTGGATACGATCGAGTCCCGATACTCTCTGAGGGTTGATAGCCGACCCGGTACGCTGGCCCCTCTTGCTTATACTGCAATTGGTCGTGTCTTTTTGGCGCTGGCTGGTGCGCCGTTGCCCGATGAACTGCATGCGCAAACTGAACGTACCATTACCGATCCCGTACTTTTTCAGGCTGAGTTGCAGAATATCGTACAACAAGGATATGCATTGCATGATGAAGAGTTTCATCTTGGTATTCGCGGGGCTGCGGCGCCACTGCGTGACAGAAATGGTTATGTGATTGGGGCTGTTGGCGTTTCCGGACCGACAGTACGTATTCACAGTGAGGATCTGAACGCGCTGGGTATACTGGTGCGTGACGAAGCCGCCAGGTTTGTGATGGCGTAG
- the metC gene encoding cystathionine beta-lyase, with product MKTETKVIHAGRHPEDFLGTVNTPVYRTSTVICDSMAEWESKQRQQTTFDEPELFYGRHGTPTSKTLQDAIAALEGGYKSFVYPSGVSACATAILAFASADDHVLVPDNVYGPVRQIAGSILKRFRINVEFYDPALGADIEKLFRPETRVVYTESPGSMTFEMQDIPAIAAVAHRHDAVVVMDNTWASPLYFQPFTKGVDISVQAATKYIVGHSDVMMGMITATQATYQRLKETTHELGLLASPDDCYLAQRGLRTLHVRLERHWKTGIRLAEFLARQPEVARVMHPVLPGDPGHALWKRDFTGASGLFAFEFRPELSAKRTAFVEALTLFCIGGSWGGYESLILPLNPVRSLHSDVHSGTLVRIHAGLESVDDLLADLEQAFVLIRQS from the coding sequence ATGAAAACTGAAACGAAGGTTATCCATGCCGGACGTCATCCAGAAGATTTTCTCGGCACGGTAAATACGCCGGTTTATCGCACCTCAACGGTAATTTGCGATTCAATGGCCGAGTGGGAGAGTAAACAGCGACAGCAAACCACGTTCGACGAGCCCGAATTGTTTTATGGCCGCCATGGCACCCCGACCAGCAAGACGTTGCAGGACGCGATTGCAGCACTGGAGGGCGGCTATAAATCGTTTGTGTATCCTTCAGGTGTTTCCGCCTGCGCCACCGCTATCCTGGCCTTTGCCTCCGCGGACGATCATGTGTTGGTGCCTGATAATGTCTACGGTCCGGTTCGGCAAATAGCCGGTTCTATTCTGAAAAGATTTCGTATCAACGTTGAATTTTACGATCCCGCGCTAGGTGCGGATATTGAGAAATTATTTCGACCCGAAACCCGTGTGGTCTATACGGAGTCGCCGGGATCGATGACCTTTGAAATGCAGGATATTCCCGCCATCGCGGCCGTGGCGCATCGCCATGACGCCGTGGTGGTTATGGATAATACCTGGGCCAGTCCGCTTTATTTTCAACCCTTTACTAAAGGAGTGGATATTTCTGTTCAGGCGGCGACGAAATATATTGTCGGCCATTCCGATGTCATGATGGGGATGATTACCGCAACGCAAGCCACCTATCAGCGCCTGAAAGAAACTACGCATGAGCTGGGGTTGCTCGCCAGCCCTGATGATTGTTATCTGGCCCAGCGCGGCCTGCGCACGCTGCATGTTCGGCTGGAGCGACATTGGAAAACCGGCATTCGTCTGGCTGAATTTCTTGCCCGTCAGCCGGAAGTGGCTCGCGTGATGCACCCTGTATTGCCTGGCGATCCGGGACATGCGCTGTGGAAGCGTGATTTCACTGGCGCTTCGGGTCTGTTCGCTTTTGAATTTCGACCGGAGCTAAGTGCGAAGCGCACCGCGTTTGTCGAAGCGCTCACCCTGTTCTGTATTGGCGGTTCATGGGGCGGCTATGAAAGCCTGATCCTGCCGTTGAATCCGGTCCGCTCGCTTCACTCTGACGTACATTCTGGAACGCTGGTGCGTATTCACGCCGGTCTTGAAAGTGTGGACGATCTGCTGGCCGATTTGGAGCAGGCTTTTGTCCTGATCCGACAGTCTTAG
- a CDS encoding CapA family protein, giving the protein MRIIACGDLLFSSRNLAKRLDKRIVDQLSAADAVFANAEFCCPKPTTPPAAGRGYITSVKPATLDEFVDLNIKLVSFANNHTGDFGWEGVIDTIEAAEERGLIHCGVGRNLDDARAARFFDTPKGRVGVVAVSSTRSEVFAASVAGGSAVARPGLNPLRWGRSYVLPDQEFAQLQNITELLGVAASNREGARIEVMADQGPDSFKFGSLFESSVQIERGERAYVRTYMNEGDCEAILKSVRDAAYRSDVAIVSLHTHEGEGDGWYAPYPPAFIEEFARRAIDAGASAVVGHGAHFLRGVEIYKNRPIFYNLGSLLMEFEAGESIIAPEMYAAYGYDLDSRPADLHQARAKDLEGNFVGFNAEPRFSRNCIAILDYESGALQFRLLPIDLGMNRERSLDRGLPRLVSAEIGHEIAADLTRMSERYGTVLHYDEALGTISIETITDNLI; this is encoded by the coding sequence ATGCGAATCATTGCCTGCGGCGATTTACTTTTTTCCAGTCGTAATCTGGCCAAACGGTTGGACAAAAGAATCGTTGACCAACTTTCTGCTGCGGATGCGGTTTTCGCCAATGCGGAGTTTTGCTGCCCGAAACCGACGACTCCCCCTGCCGCCGGCCGCGGCTATATCACATCGGTAAAGCCTGCGACGCTGGATGAATTTGTCGATCTCAATATCAAACTGGTTTCGTTTGCCAATAATCATACGGGTGATTTTGGCTGGGAAGGGGTGATCGATACGATCGAAGCCGCGGAAGAAAGAGGGCTGATTCATTGCGGCGTGGGGCGTAATCTTGATGATGCCAGAGCTGCCCGGTTCTTCGACACCCCGAAAGGACGCGTCGGCGTGGTTGCTGTCAGCAGTACCCGCTCTGAAGTCTTTGCCGCCAGCGTGGCGGGGGGCAGCGCGGTCGCGCGGCCGGGACTGAATCCGCTGCGCTGGGGGCGTTCCTATGTATTGCCTGACCAGGAGTTCGCACAGTTGCAGAATATTACCGAGTTGCTTGGGGTGGCCGCCAGCAACCGTGAAGGGGCGCGCATTGAAGTCATGGCGGATCAAGGCCCTGACAGCTTCAAATTTGGTTCACTCTTTGAAAGTTCGGTGCAAATAGAACGCGGCGAACGCGCGTATGTTCGTACCTATATGAATGAAGGAGACTGTGAAGCTATTTTGAAAAGCGTGCGCGATGCGGCTTATCGTTCCGATGTCGCTATCGTCAGCCTGCACACTCATGAGGGCGAAGGCGATGGCTGGTATGCGCCGTATCCGCCTGCGTTTATCGAAGAGTTTGCCCGACGGGCAATTGATGCGGGCGCATCAGCGGTTGTTGGTCACGGCGCGCACTTCCTGCGCGGGGTGGAGATTTATAAAAATCGTCCGATTTTCTACAACCTGGGCAGTTTGCTGATGGAGTTTGAAGCCGGCGAGTCCATTATCGCTCCGGAAATGTACGCGGCTTACGGCTATGATCTGGACTCGCGTCCTGCCGATTTGCATCAGGCACGGGCAAAAGACCTCGAAGGCAACTTCGTCGGTTTTAACGCTGAACCCCGTTTCTCCAGGAACTGTATCGCCATTCTGGATTATGAATCAGGCGCGTTGCAGTTCAGACTATTGCCGATCGATCTTGGTATGAACCGCGAGCGTTCGCTTGACCGCGGGTTGCCAAGGTTGGTTTCAGCAGAGATAGGTCATGAAATTGCAGCCGACCTGACA